In Pangasianodon hypophthalmus isolate fPanHyp1 chromosome 13, fPanHyp1.pri, whole genome shotgun sequence, the genomic window tttttgttttatttattatttttgtttaaatagtGTGCTGTGAAGATGGAGATTAATTTCATGGTGGAGACTCCGGTCGCTCTGCAGGACACTTGTCCTGGTCTCGTCTCTGTTCCTCcgttcctcctcctcctacagATGACATGGTCCAGATCCATCACAGCTTCTCTCACTCTTCTGTCCTTCATTTCCAGCTTCACTGTCAgttcttctttccttctgctCTCCATGATAACCAAACTTCCTGCCTCTTGTCTGTTGTAGTCTAACCCTATTGGACAGCAGCCTGCCATCGGAGGCGGAGCCTGAGCTGCGAAGCTACATTTCACGCAGACTGAGTAAAGGAGCCTTGCTAGGTGGCATGGGCAACATCGCTACGGTGGAGCTGaggtagaacacacacacagtgtttatctACTAACCTGGGATACTTACTACACTCCAGACtgagaggccacgccccctcacGGAGACTGACACGGAGGCCACGCCCCTCACGGAGACTGACacggaggccacgccccctcacGGAGACTGACacggaggccacgccccctcacaGAGACTGACacggaggccacgccccctcacaGAGACTGACacggaggccacgccccctcacaGAGACTGACacggaggccacgccccctcacaGAGACTGACacggaggccacgccccctcacaGAGACTGACacggaggccacgccccctcacaGAGACTGACACGGAGGCCACGCCCCCCATCCCCCACAGagactgacagaggccacaccccctttacATGAGACTTACACAAACACCACGCCTCCTACGCACAGACTGaagcagaggccacgcctccttcacggAGACTGACTCTGGAGTACCTCAGGACACAACCTTAATTACAGTTCTAAATAAACGCTattgtaaccatagcaacaagcATTTATCGGTTTGTGGTAGTCcgatgtttacactgtttatacaaaaagattgaaaataaaagacatggACTTACAGCAGTGAATTGTATTCTACAGTGCATGGAAATGCTAAtgctgtaaccatagcaaccgGTACAGTTATATGGAGACAGCAGAATTATAAAGCAATCCAAATAAAATAGTTTGGGTGTAAGTTACTAAAGTGTACAAAgtctctggtttttttttttcccccagcttTGATCGTCTGAACCGTGTGTGTTTTGCAGCCTTCCCGAGCAGGCAGTGGGGTGTTACTGCTGCTTCCTGGAGCAGGAGAAATCTCCGGAACAGCCCGAGGCGAACGGAAACGGCTGGGTGGTTTGTCTCCTCGGAGGCTCAGAGAAAGGCCTCAACCTATATCCTTAATGCACATATGAACACAGACAATGCGATGCGTTCCTTATTATAATTTCACGCCTGAGAAACTTCTTTAACCCGCTAACGTTCAGAATCGAGCTGGATAAGTACGTGCAGGGTCTCCAGAGCAGCCTGACGCCTGAAGTAAGATACACTTCTGTGAAGATGTAAAGGGATATTGCAGCATGTCAGTGTTTTAagactgtttattgtttctCCTTGCGTTAGATGCAGAATCTGGAGTCGGAGATCCGGCCCTATCTGAGCCGCTGGTACGAGGAGTCCGTCATGCACATCCACCGAGTGGTGCAGCTGATGCAGGCCAACATCACCTTCCTGCTTCATGCTGTAAGGAGAGACTCCTGAAACAATGTGCAGTGCTTACAACTCAACATTTGAGCCAAAATCTGTGACTGCAGATGGAGAAATGATTAAGATACAGTGGAATTAAAAATAAGATGCATACATGAgataagagaagaaaaaaatgctgagatgccacgcctccttcaatgagactgacagatacacaggccacgcctccttcaatgagactgacagatacacaggccacgcctccttcactgcgaCTGACagttacagaggccacgcctccttcactgagactgacagttacagaggccacgcctccttcactgagactgaaagATACACAGGCCATGCCTCTTTCAATAtgactgacagatacacagaccacgcctctttcaatatgactgacagatacacaggccacacctccttcagtgagactgacagatacacaggccacgcctccttcagtgagactgacagatacacaggccacgcctccttcactgagactgacagatacagggGCGTGTACTGGTTTAACAGCTGTCTAATTTCGCTGATTTCTGCAGGCTTTGAGTCACACGCACGTGGAGGTGACCGGAGCAGACGAGAAGACCAAGACGGACGTGGCGAGGTGCGTTTATTCCTAAATACATCCAAACCCTGATATTAAACATTCCAACATTCAGATTCCTTCTGTTTTCTCATGTCCCATTATCCAACCTGCAAAAACATACAGTCGCGATTAAGTAAATGCTAGTTAGGCTTCCTCTAGGTGGCGCTAGTGAACCTGTATCACTCCTTTTTTTGCTTCATTGTGTTCACATTTACAGTTCTCATTTCAGTCCTTTGAAAAACcatggaaaagaaaatgaataataataataataataataataataatagtagtctTGAAAACAAATAAGTTTTCTAGTtgaaaataatgagaaataGATTCCTCCTCCTTTTCCCAGCATTCTCTGTAACTCCAGGTAgcacgggtgtgtgtgtgtgtgtgtgtgtgtgtgtgtgtgtgtttatgttgtacAGATATTTGGTCCATCATGGAGTGTGAGGTACAGAGGTGTTTTTATTGCTCTCTCTCAGGTTCATTAAAGCGGCGAGTCTTCAGGGTCTGGTGCAGGAGGAACCGAACACGACGTCGCTGTGTAAAGCCATTTCTGAGGCCTCGCACTCGGACCTGCTGATCGACTGCTCCAGCGGAGAGACGACGTTCACCAACGCAGGTCTGCATTCCGAATCAGAAAAGGAACGATAAGATCTATAAAGAAGTGACGTAAGATctgaaactgaatttaatttagATAAAAACCGTCCTTGATATTGACACCGAAGTGCATCTCTGTTAttcttatatataatattatgataTATAACTCTGTTAAAGCCCCTTAGGATTGTCACGTGTGATCAAATTGCCATTTaacttcttatttatttctttttttgatcTGCGTTCGAATCGAGAGCAAATTCTGCCTCCTCCATGAAATTTACTACTGAATATTTCCTTCAGTTCTTTTAACCTTCACAATGTGACTCTCTCTGTTCTTGCTATAAATggcatttctcttttttctgcctCACTAAATTTGTCATAAGGGTgcctaaacttttgcacttgattACTCGGGTATTTAAGTCTCTTCTGATCAGTTTTAATCTCAGTAGTCAATGTGTAAATGAGCGCAAagtaaaaattacattattttgaataataaagtataattacaacatgttttattaaaaatatttaatcacgATAATGATGTTACATGCGGTGAAGCACTTAAGTATTTAGAAGATGTCCAAGATTATAAGCAGAActttacatgcacacaaaaaaacaaacaaaaaaaaaaacaacaataatgtcATAATCTCTCTCCAAGTGTTTACCTGTAATTACACTTTCCCACCACTAGGGGCGtgtgttaatattaaatgtatatgtaGTGTGTTAGCAGTGTTATAGgtttaaatgcacacacactctcgcacacaagAATCAAATGATACGGCGTTTCACGTGTCAGGAAATACTCGCATGTTGATGCTTTACGCGTGACGCTGCATACACGTATGAACGGTTTCTAAATGTTTGTCCTGCTTTCAGTGACTAACCGGTTCTGTGACGAGTGGATCCAGGCGTTTGTGAACGCAGCTGAGCGTTTTAACCCGTTCCTCCTGCGCCAGATCCTGGAGAACTTCAAgctaaaggtgtgtgtgtgtgtgtgtgtgtgtgtgtgtgtgtgtgtgtgtgtttatacaggTGAGAAAGAGGACACGGTGAAGAGCGATTATATGTAatgataaaaatgaacatttatacAGTTTCCTCATTTCAGTATGAAGGGAAGTCAACTGTGTCACTCATTTTCAAATACACAAGTGCTCTTCAGGACACTGTTAAGCtctgatttttcatttttaaatgataaatttcataaaaaaaacagaaatctaaACAAAAAAGTCTTCAGTTTAGCCTGAATTTATTAAGCCGGGCTGAATTTAATGagttgtgtgtaatatatagatcgaaattgtaaataaatatagaaatacagTATCATTGGGTTCTACCGTATTGTTATAACGTGGAATAAGAATGTGCATAGGTACGTTCTGATGATCGGTTATATGATCTACCACAGGAATTTTGTTGATCATTGAAGCTTCATAATAGCGTCAGTGGAGGTCATGTGAtctctgtatttgtttattagattcataaaaacctgtttttctgatttcttCGGTTTGTCATGGATGATAAATACGGTGTGAAacagtatttgtattttatttactcgCTCTGTAGAATCAAatagagtgcaaaagtttgtatcccccATGGTTTCTGATTGAAGGACAGAAAATTCACCACCATTTAAAAATTTATCTACCAAAAACAACTGTTTTCACGTTTCACTTGCAATGAATCACTTAACCCTCGCAATGTGACTGCTGGCACAAACAAACCTGACACTTTATATTTGTCctaagggtgcacaaacttttgcactcatttatttgatttgatctGTTTATAATATCAGTAGTCCACTGTGTAATGAGCACATGTATcgtcaaacatttatttaaaaatctatagtatcttaaaaatatataacagttTACATTATATCCACACATCTAAAATCAGAAGCAAAAAATTTATGCtggtaaacaaaaataaataaaataaaaatattaaaaaaatattataatctCTCACAATAGGTTTAGATGTAATGACACTGATTTAATGTTGTTATATTAAATGTTACTGGagaatgttattaaaaaacGATGGATCGTTTAACGATGATCTAAAATATGATCtgatttctgaaatgaaatattctttaaaaataaatgaataaattaaaaataaatgatctcTACTGGATTGAGTTACGCCATGTGACTTCTGCAGCTCTAAATGTCAACATGGTTgttgtgttaatacagttcagtTGTCATGTtcttgtgtatatgtgtgtttgtgtttaaaaaacaaaacaaaacaggccATCCAGGACATGAACAACCTGAAGCGCTTTATCCGTCAGGCGGAAATGAGCCACTACGCTCTGTTCCGCTGCTGCCTCTTCCTGCAGAGCTGCGGGAACGGAGACGTGCTCCTGCAGAACGCTCGAGCCGAGCACAGCGGCCTTCCCGAAGCCTGCAGCATCATCCGCGTGCTGGAGGAGTTCCTGAGCGAGCAGGCTGTGATCACGGCGCAGTGACGCACCACGACCTGCAGGGGGCGCTGACGATTTACTCCAGAGAAAGAAGTAGCATCCAACATCCATGTGCATTCCACTTTCCTCTCAGTGTGTGATCAGGAATTAGTGCTGATGCTGACGGTGCAGTGAGGCGACGTGGCCTGCAGGGGGCAGCGcggaaataaaatgtaaataaaatacattcctACGTTCCCTGTCGCTCTTAGTACTCGACTGTGAATAGAAATTTTGCTCATGAGTTGATCCAGGGTGAGTGTCACGCATCCAGTCGAAgtagttttccttttttaaaaaaaaaaaaaatcaaaagcataCACTTCTTGCAGTCTTGCATACACACCAGTGTTTAATCATACACTCATATCTCTGATCATATCATCACTTTATTCTAACGCTAATAATGAAAACGGTAAAGCTTGTTAGCATGATGTTCTCATCAGCATGCTCACTGATTAGCTAAAATAAGTGGGCTGCTGACTGTCCatcatcatgtgtgtgtgtgtgtgtgttgtgactgttttaattgtgaattttgtgatcatcatcatcatcatcatcgtcgctGCACTGCTCCGTATAATAAATTTAACCACAACAACACTACCAGGGAACTGAATCAGCGACCTGACATGTTTTTTGCattaaataattgattttattgcactgatttgtTTTCTACTGTGTTTATTCTTCTCTAATGAGACACAGTCTATCAGCGTGTGTCTTAGTGAACCTGAATGTGACTTACTGTGAATAAATACAcgtgaaaatattttgtcagCATGTGAAATGattgtatacatgtatatttgGGTTGAAGGTGATAAATGATAatttcagaatgaaaaaaaaaaaaagaaatctgggTTAATGTAATGGCTTTACGCTAGATGTTGCTTTGTTTCCTAAACAATTATATAAGCTTTGTAATAAAAtggttaaattatatttttaaacaattaaaatagaaattcaCCCTCTTAAAAATTAATACAGGCCCACTACTGGAGCTGTGTACAAAAAAATGATCCCAAAAA contains:
- the c13h17orf75 gene encoding protein Njmu-R1 isoform X2, which produces MFTSQASSFQESLDVEDRDADFDSEDLAAYGQKIQQINCYYSIYYYQSASLTLLDSSLPSEAEPELRSYISRRLSKGALLGGMGNIATVELSLPEQAVGCYCCFLEQEKSPEQPEANGNGWVVCLLGGSEKGLNLFRIELDKYVQGLQSSLTPEMQNLESEIRPYLSRWYEESVMHIHRVVQLMQANITFLLHAALSHTHVEVTGADEKTKTDVARFIKAASLQGLVQEEPNTTSLCKAISEASHSDLLIDCSSGETTFTNAVTNRFCDEWIQAFVNAAERFNPFLLRQILENFKLKAIQDMNNLKRFIRQAEMSHYALFRCCLFLQSCGNGDVLLQNARAEHSGLPEACSIIRVLEEFLSEQAVITAQ
- the c13h17orf75 gene encoding protein Njmu-R1 isoform X1, which translates into the protein MFTSQASSFQESLDVEDRDADFDSEDLAAYGQKIQQINCYYSIYYYQSARCESSEESVSWSQRRADSTTSQEDFSLTLLDSSLPSEAEPELRSYISRRLSKGALLGGMGNIATVELSLPEQAVGCYCCFLEQEKSPEQPEANGNGWVVCLLGGSEKGLNLFRIELDKYVQGLQSSLTPEMQNLESEIRPYLSRWYEESVMHIHRVVQLMQANITFLLHAALSHTHVEVTGADEKTKTDVARFIKAASLQGLVQEEPNTTSLCKAISEASHSDLLIDCSSGETTFTNAVTNRFCDEWIQAFVNAAERFNPFLLRQILENFKLKAIQDMNNLKRFIRQAEMSHYALFRCCLFLQSCGNGDVLLQNARAEHSGLPEACSIIRVLEEFLSEQAVITAQ